The DNA segment TGGCATCCTCCGCCGAGGCTATTCCACCCTGGCCGATAATGGGTATGTTGTGATGGCGACACACCTGATGAACCTGATGCACCTTCAACAGTGCCACCGGTTTGATTGCCGGTCCCGAGAGTCCACCCTGGTTATTGCCGATCAAGGGGCTGCGGCTCTCGATATCGATCGCCATCCCCATCAGGGTGTTGATGACGGCAAAGGCGTCACTCCCCGCCTCGATGCAACCTTTTGCATTGGCGGCGATATCTGTCTGATTGGGTGAGAGTTTTGTGATCAGCGGTTTACGCGTCGCCTTTCTGCATGCCGCCACCACGCGGGCCGACATGGCAGGATCATTGCCGAAGGCGACACCCCCCTCCTTGACATTGGGACAGGAGATATTGATCTCGATGGCATCGATGGGTGAGTCGTCGAAACGTCGGGTGACCTCGAAATACTCTTCCACGGTGGAGCCGGAGACATTGGCGATAAAGCGGGTCTCGGTGAAATCGAGGCCGGGAAGGATCTCGTTGATGACATGATCGACGCCGGGATTCTGCAGACCGATTGCATTCAACATGCCGTCCGGTGTCTCATAGACGCGATGGGGCTGGTTACCAAGGCGTGGTTCCTGGGTGGTCCCCTTGAGGCAGACGGCGCCGGCATCTCGATTGCTAAAGCCGCTCACCCTTGTGTACTCTTCGCCAAAACCGACACAGCCTGAGAGCAGTACAATGGGTGTATTGAATTTGAGTCCACAGAATTCTGTCTGCAGGGTTGTGGGACCGCTATTGTTCATCGACGTTAACTTTTTCTCCAACCGGGGGTGAGGGGTGTTTCATGTTGTGCTCTACGAGCCGGAAATTCCACCGAACACAGGTAATATCATACGCCTGTGTGCCAATAGTGGCAGCAAATTACATCTGATTCATCCCCTGGGATTTGATCTGGACGACAAAAGGCTGCGCCGGGCAGGTCTCGATTACCGGGAATGGGCCGATATCGGGGAGTATGACTCCCTGGAGCTGTTTCTGGATAGGGTTGCGCCAGCCAATCTCTATGCCTGCACCACCAAGGCACAGCGCTGTTATGCTGAGGTCACCTTTTCCCCCGGAGATGCGTTGTTGTTCGGCCCGGAGAGCCGGGGTCTACCGGCACATGTATTGAGTGGCTTGCAGCCGAGTCAGCGAATCCGCATCCCCATGCTGCCCCACAGCCGCAGCCTTAATCTCTCCAATGCGGTCTCTTTGATTTTATATGAGGCTTGGCGCCAGGCCGGTTTCGAGGGTGGGGTTTGAGTGGATAGCCGGGAGGCTGTCGCAAGTTACAGGCCCTCGGCCTTTTGCCGTCGCTCGAGCAGATTGTGCACTGCCTGCTTTGGTGCCAGTCCTTCATACAGCACCCGGTAGACCTGCTCCGAGATGGGCATCTCCACCCCATGTCGTTGCGACAGGGCATAGACCTCCTGGGCCGCATGCACCCCCTCCACCTCCTGACCGATACTCGTCCGGGCCTTTTCCTGAGAGAGCCCCTCGGCAAGGGCCAGACCCATGCGCCGATTGCGGGATTGGTTGTCGGTGCATGTCAGTACTAGGTCGCCCAGCCCGGCGAGCCCCATGAAGGTCTCCTGCCTGCCCCCGAGTTTGATGCCAAGCCGCATGATTTCGGTCAGCCCGCGGGTGATCAATGCCGCCCGGGTGTTGGCGCCAAAACCGAGTCCATCGGCGATACCGGCCGCGATGGCAAGCACGTTCTTGCTGGCGCCACCTACCTGTACACCCACGAGGTCGTCACTGGTATAGGCGCGAAACCAGGCGGCATGGAGTAGTTCCGCCATCTGTTCCGCATGCCCCTGGGTGGTGGCCGCAACAGTGACCGCGGTAGGCAGGCCGCGGGCTACCTCACCCGCGAAGGTCGGCCCGGAAATAATCGCCAACTCCCGTCCGGGGAGTTGTTCCGCGGCCACCTCGCTGAGCAGACGCTGGGTGCCCGGCTCGAACCCCTTGGTGGCCCATGTGATACCGGGTTGGGCATCAAGCAGGGGGGCTATATTGGAGGTGACGCTCTGGAAGGCATGGCTGGGAACGGCGATAAGGATCTCTGAAGCGCCGTCCAGGGCCTTGCGCAGAACGATTTCCGGTTGCAGGGTTGCAGGGAATCCAACCCCCGGAAGGTATTGCTTGTTTTCACGATCCCGGATCAGCGCCGTGATCTCTTCAACCAGATGACCCCAGAGGCGAACCCGATGGCCATTGCCGCTGAGCAGGATAGCCAGGGCCGTGCCCCAGGACCCGGCCCCGAGGACTGCAATTGTCTTGCTATGCGTCGCGTCCATGGTGCTGATTCTGATCTGCAATCAATGGATTGCTAATGCTGGGCTTCATTCTCGACTTGCGCTTGCTGAGCCTTTTTCGCCAACTCCTGTTGGTGTTGCGCATACAACATATCGAAATTGACCGGTTGCAGCACCATCTGAGGAAAGCTCCCCTTCATGACGATGTCAGAGATGGCTTCACGCACATAGGGGAAGAGCTGGTTGGGGCAGTAGGCACCAAGCAGTGGTCCCATCTCCTGATCCGGAAAGCCTGTGATACTGAATATGCCCGCCTGTTTCACTTCAACCAGATAGGCGGTCTTGTCTTCCACCTTGGAGGTCACTGTAACCGTCAAAGTCACTTCGAATGCGGTATCGGTGAGTTTATTCACTTCGGTATTCAGGTTCACGCTGGTCTCAGGCTTCCACTCCTGCTGAAAAACCGCCGGGGTGTTGGGCGTCTCGAATGAGATATCCTTGGTATAGATTCGCTGCAGGGCAAATTCTCTATTCTGTTCGTCTTGTTTGGCTTCGGTCATGACTGCTTCCTATGGAGGGGTGTGGGGCTACTTGGATTTTCGGGTAATGGGAAGATTCGCGCTTTGCCAGGCAAGTATACCCCCTTTCAGGTTGTAAACTTGTTCAAATCCGGCCTTTTTCAGCTGTCCGGCGGCAGTTGAGGACTGGGCGCCGGAGCGACAGCTGATAATAATCGGTTTCTCTTTGTGCTTGTTGAGCACACCCATCTGATTGGCAAAGCCGTTACTGGGTATGCTGATCGCATTGATGATATGCCCCTTGTTGAAGTCGGCTGACGGGCGCACATCCACGACCACGGCATCCTGATGGTTAATCAGCTCGGTGGCGGCGACGGGGTCGACAGCGTCTTTATCGCCGACAAGCATGTTGAATGCCAAGAATCCGGCCACTCCGACAAAGGTCAGGACGAGTATCCAGTGATTCATCGTGAATTCGATGAGCTGTTGCATTGGTGCCTCTTTTGCAGATTAATCTATCAAGGGTGGGAGAGTTTATAACAGGAGGGCAGTAGGGTTAAGGGCTGATTGCCGATAACCATCGGAATTGAATCGGAAGTGTTGCCGCCGGCGTCTCCAGATGGGACGCAAACGATTTGGCCTATCCGTCAAATGTGGGTACAGAAGACCTCGCGCATCATGCCGATCAGCTTTAGGGTACGAAAATCACTGACCCGGTAGTAGACACGATTGGCGTCTTTACGGGATGCGAGGATACCCTTATCTCTTAATATGGCAAGATGCTGAGAAATATTGCTCTGGGAAGTGCCTACCTGCTCGACGATGTCCTGCACACTGACCTCCTGGCCCCCCAGGGTGCAGAGTATTTTTAGGCGCAATGGGTGGGACATGGCCTTGAGCGATCGAGACGCACGATCCACATCTTCATCGGTGGCAAACAGGTTTTCCATCCCCTCGGGCTCCTCGAGCTTCAGGGGTTGGGTGCTCTTGTCGTACTTGTGTTCCATGAATCCAGCCTTTTACCAGTAGTAGCGCCTTCTGGGCTAATGTTAACAGACCCTAATACAATAATACGCTGTTTTTCATCAGAATGAGAACCCCTTTATTTTATCTGGTTACTTTGTGACCGATTCTGGCATGCTACTCCCTGCTACCAGTCGATTCTGGCCTGACAGGGGGATTGGTGATTTAATGCGCGATTGTTTACATATAAGCAGCAGTAGAGTATCAGAGATTTAAACATGACGGAGAGACCCAAACCGGTTGCCTTGATCATCCTTGATGGCTGGGGCTATAGCGAGGATACAGAATCCAACGCCATCGAGAATGCAGCCACACCGGTTTGGGATAGTCTCTGGCATGAGCATCCACACACCTTAATCAATACCTCCGGTGCCTCTGTGGGTCTCCCGGGGGGGCAGATGGGCAATTCGGAAGTGGGACATCTCAATCTGGGGGCCGGACGGGTTGTCTATCAGGAGTTCACCCGGGTCAGCCGCTCGATCAGGACAGGCTCCTTTTTCTCCAACGAGACCCTCACCGAGGCAGTCGACAAGGCGGTGGCCAAGCAGAAGGCGGTTCACATCCTGGGGCTTCTCTCTCCCGGTGGTGTACACAGTCACGAGGAACATATCCACGCGATGGCCAAACTGGCCGTCGAGCGGGGTGCGGAGCATGTCTACCTGCATGCCTTTCTGGATGGCAGGGACACCCCACCCAAGAGTGCCGAGGCCTCGATTATCGCGGCGAATAGGGTTTTTGCCAAATTGGGTAGAGGGCGTATTGCCAGCCTGACCGGGCGTTACTATGCGATGGACCGTGACCATCGCTGGGAACGTACCCAAGAGGCCTATGACCTGCTGGTTGAGGGCAAGGCGAACTATCAGGTCGAAGATGCGCGACAGGCCCTGCTCGATGCCTATCAACGGGGCGAGAGTGATGAGTTTGTGAAGACCACGGCCATAGTGCCGGCAGGCAAGTCGCCGGTGACCATTGACGATGGGGATGTGGTGTTCTTTCTCAACTATCGGGCCGATCGCGCCCGCCAGTTGACCAGTGCCTTCGTGGAGGAGGATTTCGAGGGTTTTGAGCGCAAGCACCGCCCTGCACTTGGTGCATATGTCAGCCTCACCCGCTACCACAAACGTTTCGAGATACCGGTGGCGTTCCCGCCGGAAAAGCTACGCAATGTGTTCGGTGAAACCATCGCCAAACAGGGACTGCGTCAGCTGCGGCTGGCGGAGACGGAGAAGTACGCCCATGTCACCTTTTTCTTCAACGGCGGTCGTGAGCGCCCGTTTGAGGGAGAGGAGCGCATTCTGGTGCCATCGCCCAAGGTGGCGACCTATGATCTCAAGCCCGAGATGAGCGCCGAGGAGGTCACCGATCATCTGGTGGAGGCGATAGGGGGTGACAAATATGATGTCATCATATGCAACTTCGCCAACAGCGATATGGTGGGGCATACCGGCAAATATGAGGCCGCAAAACGCGCTATCAAGACCCTGGATCACTGTTTGGGAAGGGTCTTGAAAGCGATTCATCTGGCAGGTGGGGAGATGTTGATAACCGCGGATCACGGCAACTCTGAACAGATGCAAGACCATGAAAACAATCAACCCCATACCGCACACACCACCAACCCGGTGCCACTGGTCTATGTGGGCCGGGATGATGCGCAATTGATGGAAGGTGGTGCCCTGTGCGACATCGCTCCAACCCTGTTGAAGATCATGGGGCTGGCACAACCCGACGAGATGCAAGGTCATGCGCTGATCAGCTATATGGAGGGGGGCTGATTGATGGGACGGACGAGTGGCCTGATGGCCCTCTCACTGGGATTGATGATAGTCATATGTTCCCAGCCCGTCATTGCGGAGGAGTCCGAACTGGATGCCAGAGCCAAGCTGGAACAGGTGAAGCAACGCATTCATTCCCTGCAGAATCAGTTACAGTCCACCCAGGGCAAGTGGGAGCAACACAGCCAGGCCCTGCAAAAAACCGAGAAACAGATTGGTGATTTTGCGCGCCGTATCCGGGTAACGGAACAGAGTCTGAAGCGGCAGCAGCGGCGCCTGGCTGAACTGGAGAGCAAGCGTGGCGATGCACGCCTGCACCTGGATCAGCACCGTGCCTCCCTGGAGCGGCAGATTCGGGCAGGTTATGCCATGGGGCGGCAGGAGAAGCTGAAAATCCTCCTCAATCAAAAGGATCCCGCCGTGGTCAGTCGTGTCATGGTGTACTACGATTACTTCAACTTGGCCCGTGTGCAGCAGATGGAATCCATACAAGAGAGTCTGCGGCAACTGCGCAGTATCGAGAGGGAGATAGCTCAGGAGGAGCAGCGTTTGCAACAGCTGTTGGCAAAAAATCAAAATCAGAAACAACAGCTCGAAGCGGCCAGGACCGGACGCAAGAAGATCATCGCGAGTCTCAACACACGCCTGAAGGACAAGGGACAGGAGTTGGATAGTCTCAAATCGGATGAGAAACAGTTGCGCTCACTGCTGGCGGATATCCAGCAGGCGCTCTCCGACATACCCCTCGACACCACCGCCCATGTACCCTTCAACTCCCGCAAAGGCAAACTCCCTTGGCCCTCCCGCGGCAGACTGGCGGCCCGCTTCGGTTCACGCCGGGATGTTGGCAAACTCAAGTGGGACGGGGTGCTGATCGCCGCGCCGGAGGGACAGGAGGTCCGCGCCATTCACCATGGCAGGGTCGCCTTCGCCGATTGGCTGCGAGGCTTCGGCCTGCTGTTGATCATCGATCACGGGGACGGCTACATGAGCCTGTATGGCCATAATCAGAGCCTGTTCAAGGAGACCGGCGAGTGGGTGGAGCCTGGAGAAGTGGTGGCTCAGGTGGGCAACAGCGGCGGTCGGACCACCTCCGGCGTCTATTTCGGTATCAGGCACAATGGGCAACCGAAAAACCCCACCCAATGGTGTCAGCGTATAAAAGGCAGAAAAATTGCCGATCGGGGACGTAAAATCAGACAAAAGGAACTATCTTTTTATGCAATTACTCACACTTTTCAAGGGGCGACCACAGCCAGGCCCTTGAAAAGCAGACATGCTGCTGGCCAACCTTTGAGCTAGCTGCACCTAAATAGGAAAAAATAGATGATTAGAGTTGTAAAGCAAGCTTCTCTGAGAGGTATTGGTCTGATCGTACTGTGCGTCAGTATGGCACTGATCACAGGTCAGGTGGAAGCGAAAGAGGAGCTGGAGAGTCTGCCCCTGCAGCAGCTTCGGACATTTGCCGATATCTTCGGCCGTATCAAGGCCAACTATGTAGAGCCGGTCGAGGACGAGGTCCTCCTGGAGAACGCGATCCGTGGCATGGTTTCCGGTCTCGATCCCCATTCCAACTACCTGGATGCCGATGACTATAAAGAGCTGCAGGTCGGCACCAAGGGTGAATTCGGTGGCTTGGGTATAGAAGTGGGTATGGAGGATGGCTTTGTCAAAGTGATCTCCCCCATTGACGACACACCGGCACAGCGGGCGGGTGTCCGTAGTGGTGACCTGATCGTTCGTCTGGATGATACCCCGGTAAAAGGGCTGAGCTTGAATGAAGCGGTAGCCTTGATGCGTGGCAAGCCCGGCACCTCACTGGAATTGACCATAGTGCGCAAAGGCGAAGAGAAACCCCTCAAGATTACCGTGGTTCGAGACGTGATCCGGGTCGTCAGCATCAAGAGCCGACTGCTGGATGATCGCTTCGCCTACCTGCGTATCTCTCAGTTTCAGGCGAATACCACCAGTGACATGTTGAAATCCCTGGACAGACTGAAAAGCGAAGTGGAAGGGCCGTTGATGGGTATGGTACTGGATCTGCGCAACAATCCCGGCGGGGTGTTGAATTCCGCTGTCTCCGTCAGCGATGCCTTTCTGGAATCGGGTCTGATCGTGTATACCGAGGGGAGAGAGAACGACTCCCAGCTGCGATTCGAGGCGGCGCCGGATGATGTCCTGGATGG comes from the Candidatus Thiodiazotropha sp. CDECU1 genome and includes:
- a CDS encoding dihydroorotate dehydrogenase, with amino-acid sequence MNNSGPTTLQTEFCGLKFNTPIVLLSGCVGFGEEYTRVSGFSNRDAGAVCLKGTTQEPRLGNQPHRVYETPDGMLNAIGLQNPGVDHVINEILPGLDFTETRFIANVSGSTVEEYFEVTRRFDDSPIDAIEINISCPNVKEGGVAFGNDPAMSARVVAACRKATRKPLITKLSPNQTDIAANAKGCIEAGSDAFAVINTLMGMAIDIESRSPLIGNNQGGLSGPAIKPVALLKVHQVHQVCRHHNIPIIGQGGIASAEDAIEFMIAGASAVGVGTALFYDPLICKTINTGILQYMERHRLQSVDHLVGTLQLNQQQTAKCGC
- a CDS encoding tRNA (cytidine(34)-2'-O)-methyltransferase, with protein sequence MFHVVLYEPEIPPNTGNIIRLCANSGSKLHLIHPLGFDLDDKRLRRAGLDYREWADIGEYDSLELFLDRVAPANLYACTTKAQRCYAEVTFSPGDALLFGPESRGLPAHVLSGLQPSQRIRIPMLPHSRSLNLSNAVSLILYEAWRQAGFEGGV
- a CDS encoding NAD(P)H-dependent glycerol-3-phosphate dehydrogenase, encoding MDATHSKTIAVLGAGSWGTALAILLSGNGHRVRLWGHLVEEITALIRDRENKQYLPGVGFPATLQPEIVLRKALDGASEILIAVPSHAFQSVTSNIAPLLDAQPGITWATKGFEPGTQRLLSEVAAEQLPGRELAIISGPTFAGEVARGLPTAVTVAATTQGHAEQMAELLHAAWFRAYTSDDLVGVQVGGASKNVLAIAAGIADGLGFGANTRAALITRGLTEIMRLGIKLGGRQETFMGLAGLGDLVLTCTDNQSRNRRMGLALAEGLSQEKARTSIGQEVEGVHAAQEVYALSQRHGVEMPISEQVYRVLYEGLAPKQAVHNLLERRQKAEGL
- the secB gene encoding protein-export chaperone SecB; translated protein: MTEAKQDEQNREFALQRIYTKDISFETPNTPAVFQQEWKPETSVNLNTEVNKLTDTAFEVTLTVTVTSKVEDKTAYLVEVKQAGIFSITGFPDQEMGPLLGAYCPNQLFPYVREAISDIVMKGSFPQMVLQPVNFDMLYAQHQQELAKKAQQAQVENEAQH
- a CDS encoding rhodanese-like domain-containing protein; this translates as MQQLIEFTMNHWILVLTFVGVAGFLAFNMLVGDKDAVDPVAATELINHQDAVVVDVRPSADFNKGHIINAISIPSNGFANQMGVLNKHKEKPIIISCRSGAQSSTAAGQLKKAGFEQVYNLKGGILAWQSANLPITRKSK
- a CDS encoding ArsR/SmtB family transcription factor translates to MENLFATDEDVDRASRSLKAMSHPLRLKILCTLGGQEVSVQDIVEQVGTSQSNISQHLAILRDKGILASRKDANRVYYRVSDFRTLKLIGMMREVFCTHI
- the gpmI gene encoding 2,3-bisphosphoglycerate-independent phosphoglycerate mutase, with protein sequence MTERPKPVALIILDGWGYSEDTESNAIENAATPVWDSLWHEHPHTLINTSGASVGLPGGQMGNSEVGHLNLGAGRVVYQEFTRVSRSIRTGSFFSNETLTEAVDKAVAKQKAVHILGLLSPGGVHSHEEHIHAMAKLAVERGAEHVYLHAFLDGRDTPPKSAEASIIAANRVFAKLGRGRIASLTGRYYAMDRDHRWERTQEAYDLLVEGKANYQVEDARQALLDAYQRGESDEFVKTTAIVPAGKSPVTIDDGDVVFFLNYRADRARQLTSAFVEEDFEGFERKHRPALGAYVSLTRYHKRFEIPVAFPPEKLRNVFGETIAKQGLRQLRLAETEKYAHVTFFFNGGRERPFEGEERILVPSPKVATYDLKPEMSAEEVTDHLVEAIGGDKYDVIICNFANSDMVGHTGKYEAAKRAIKTLDHCLGRVLKAIHLAGGEMLITADHGNSEQMQDHENNQPHTAHTTNPVPLVYVGRDDAQLMEGGALCDIAPTLLKIMGLAQPDEMQGHALISYMEGG
- a CDS encoding murein hydrolase activator EnvC family protein; translation: MGRTSGLMALSLGLMIVICSQPVIAEESELDARAKLEQVKQRIHSLQNQLQSTQGKWEQHSQALQKTEKQIGDFARRIRVTEQSLKRQQRRLAELESKRGDARLHLDQHRASLERQIRAGYAMGRQEKLKILLNQKDPAVVSRVMVYYDYFNLARVQQMESIQESLRQLRSIEREIAQEEQRLQQLLAKNQNQKQQLEAARTGRKKIIASLNTRLKDKGQELDSLKSDEKQLRSLLADIQQALSDIPLDTTAHVPFNSRKGKLPWPSRGRLAARFGSRRDVGKLKWDGVLIAAPEGQEVRAIHHGRVAFADWLRGFGLLLIIDHGDGYMSLYGHNQSLFKETGEWVEPGEVVAQVGNSGGRTTSGVYFGIRHNGQPKNPTQWCQRIKGRKIADRGRKIRQKELSFYAITHTFQGATTARPLKSRHAAGQPLS
- a CDS encoding S41 family peptidase; translated protein: MIRVVKQASLRGIGLIVLCVSMALITGQVEAKEELESLPLQQLRTFADIFGRIKANYVEPVEDEVLLENAIRGMVSGLDPHSNYLDADDYKELQVGTKGEFGGLGIEVGMEDGFVKVISPIDDTPAQRAGVRSGDLIVRLDDTPVKGLSLNEAVALMRGKPGTSLELTIVRKGEEKPLKITVVRDVIRVVSIKSRLLDDRFAYLRISQFQANTTSDMLKSLDRLKSEVEGPLMGMVLDLRNNPGGVLNSAVSVSDAFLESGLIVYTEGRENDSQLRFEAAPDDVLDGAPIVVLVNEGSASASEIVAGALQDQNRAVIMGSRTFGKGSVQTIIPITDTAAVKLTTARYFTPSGRSIQAEGIEPDIELEELTLSKAEQSKVKPIKESNLSGHLSNGNGKEPKKGEDEKAEQGDDSQEEVKDYQLGEALNLLKGLAILRNKKTTS